One window of the Chanodichthys erythropterus isolate Z2021 chromosome 2, ASM2448905v1, whole genome shotgun sequence genome contains the following:
- the mrpl32 gene encoding 39S ribosomal protein L32, mitochondrial translates to MSLSGLLQFVGRSLQRLELSLWQAVGFDRFGPALAVNGPGILPQSHHSSDDENAQPSFLDSIFWMAAPKKRRTIEVNRCRRRNPNKLIEVKYNIEPCPECGNMKLKHTLCGFCYEKVRKETAMIRKQISIMEGGPLNTPAVESVVLYENETPSDADKGKRIVERNRKRPYWFNM, encoded by the exons ATGTCATTATCGGGTTTACTTCAGTTTGTTGGTCGATCTCTGCAGCGTCTGGAACTTAGTTTATGGCAAGCGGTGGGATTTGACCGCTTCG GTCCAGCTCTGGCAGTAAATGGTCCCGGGATTCTTCCTCAATCCCATCACAGCAGCGACGATGAAAACGCTCAGCCCAGTTTCTTGGACAGTATCTTTTGGATGGCCGCACCTAAAAAGAGACGAACCATTGAAGTAAATCGCTGCAGAAGACGAAACCCGAATAAACTGATAGAAGTCAAG TACAACATTGAGCCATGTCCAGAGTGTGGCAACATGAAACTGAAGCATACTCTGTGTGGATTCTGCTATGAAAAGGTCAGGAAGGAGACGGCAATGATTCGGAAGCAAATCTCCATCATGGAAGGAGGACCTCTCAACACTCCTGCTGTGGAGTCTGTTGTTTTGTATGAAAATGAAACGCCCTCTGATGCAGATAAAGGCAAGAGAATCGTAGAACGCAACAGAAAACGTCCGTATTGGTTTAACATGTAA
- the psma2a gene encoding proteasome subunit alpha type-2 isoform X2: MADRGYSFSLTTFSPSGKLVQIEYALAAVAAGAPSVGIKASNGVVLATEKKQKSILYDEQSVHKVEPITKHIGMVYSGMGPDYRVLVRRARKLAQQYFLVYQEPIPTGQLVQRVASVMQEYTQSGGVRPFGVSLLIAGWDEDRPYLFQSDPSGAYFAWKATAMGKNYVNGKTFLEKRYNEDLELEDAIHTAILTLKINKGLTGVERHEGE, encoded by the exons ATGGCAGACAGAGGGTACAGTTTCTCCCTCACCACTTTCAG CCCTTCAGGGAAGTTGGTGCAGATTGAATATGCTCTGGCAGCTGTAGCGGCTGGTGCTCCTTCAGTTGGAAtaaaag CTTCAAACGGTGTTGTTCTTGCTACGGAAAAGAAGCAGAAATCTATACTGTATGATGAGCAAAGTGTTCACAAAGTAGAGCCCATAACCAAACACATCGGTATGGTCTACAGTGGCATGGGTCCGGACTACAG GGTCCTGGTGCGAAGGGCAAGAAAGCTGGCTCAGCAGTACTTCCTGGTCTATCAGGAGCCGATTCCTACAGGCCAGCTTGTACAGAGAGTGGCCTCTGTTATGCAGGAGTACACACAATCAGG aGGAGTTCGGCCATTTGGGGTGTCGCTCCTGATTGCTGGCTGGGATGAAGATCGCCCATACCTTTTCCAGTCTGACCCCTCG GGAGCATACTTTGCATGGAAAGCCACAGCGATGGGGAAGAACTATGTGAATGGGAAAACATTCCTTGAAAAAAG ATACAACGAGGATCTGGAACTGGAAGATGCGATTCACACTGCTATTCTGACTCTTAAG attaacaaaggtcttacgggtgtggaacggcatgagggtgagtaa
- the psma2a gene encoding proteasome subunit alpha type-2 isoform X1 gives MADRGYSFSLTTFSPSGKLVQIEYALAAVAAGAPSVGIKASNGVVLATEKKQKSILYDEQSVHKVEPITKHIGMVYSGMGPDYRVLVRRARKLAQQYFLVYQEPIPTGQLVQRVASVMQEYTQSGGVRPFGVSLLIAGWDEDRPYLFQSDPSGAYFAWKATAMGKNYVNGKTFLEKRYNEDLELEDAIHTAILTLKESFEGQMTEDNIEVGICNEAGFRRLTPAEVKDYLAAIA, from the exons ATGGCAGACAGAGGGTACAGTTTCTCCCTCACCACTTTCAG CCCTTCAGGGAAGTTGGTGCAGATTGAATATGCTCTGGCAGCTGTAGCGGCTGGTGCTCCTTCAGTTGGAAtaaaag CTTCAAACGGTGTTGTTCTTGCTACGGAAAAGAAGCAGAAATCTATACTGTATGATGAGCAAAGTGTTCACAAAGTAGAGCCCATAACCAAACACATCGGTATGGTCTACAGTGGCATGGGTCCGGACTACAG GGTCCTGGTGCGAAGGGCAAGAAAGCTGGCTCAGCAGTACTTCCTGGTCTATCAGGAGCCGATTCCTACAGGCCAGCTTGTACAGAGAGTGGCCTCTGTTATGCAGGAGTACACACAATCAGG aGGAGTTCGGCCATTTGGGGTGTCGCTCCTGATTGCTGGCTGGGATGAAGATCGCCCATACCTTTTCCAGTCTGACCCCTCG GGAGCATACTTTGCATGGAAAGCCACAGCGATGGGGAAGAACTATGTGAATGGGAAAACATTCCTTGAAAAAAG ATACAACGAGGATCTGGAACTGGAAGATGCGATTCACACTGCTATTCTGACTCTTAAG GAAAGCTTTGAAGGTCAAATGACTGAAGACAACATTGAGGTGGGAATCTGCAATGAAGCAGGATTTAGGCGACTAACCCCAGCGGAGGTGAAAGACTATCTAGCTGCCATTgcttaa